A genomic region of Glycine max cultivar Williams 82 chromosome 15, Glycine_max_v4.0, whole genome shotgun sequence contains the following coding sequences:
- the LOC100801771 gene encoding ABC transporter B family member 9, which yields MAHNTEVPPSTSSQPHERDKANQKVPFYKLFTLADRLDVALITIGTIGAMANGCSQPLMTLILGKIINTFGSADPSNTIKEVSNVALLFVYLAIATGIASFLQVACWMVTGERQAARIRGLYLKTILKQDIAFFDTETTTGEVIGRMSGDTILIQDAMGEKVGKFIQLASTFIGGFVIGFVRGWRLALVLLACIPCVVLIGGALSMVMTKMASRGQAAYAEAGNVVEQTVGAIRTVASFTGEKKAIEKYNTKLNVAYKTMIQQGLASGLGMGALLLTIFCTYALAMWYGSKLVIEKGYNGGTVITVIVALMTGGMSLGQTSPSLNAFAAGQAAAYKMFETIARKPKIDAYDTNGVVLEDIKGDIELKNVHFRYPARPDVQIFSGFSLYVPSGTTAALVGQSGSGKSTVISLLERFYDPDAGEVLIDGVNLKNFQVRWIREQIGLVSQEPVLFATSIRENIAYGKEGATNEEVTTAIKLANAKKFIDKLPQGLETMAGQNGTQLSGGQKQRIAIARAILKNPRILLLDEATSALDAESEHVVQAALEQAMSKRTTVVVAHRLTTIRNADTIAVVHEGRIVEQGTHDELIKDVDGAYFQLIRLQKGAKEAEGSHNSEAERSSSSFNLDIHMARSSTQRAVSISRGSSGRHSQSHSFSLSHQSGVHESGERAGGDAEKPRKVSLRRLAYLNKPEVLVLVLGSIAAIVQGVVFPMFGFLFSSAIAMFYEPPEKQRKDSSFWALLYVGLGIVTLVIIPVQNYFFGIAGGKLIERIRLLTFKKVVHQEISWFDDPANSSGAVGARLSTDASTVKSLVGDTLALIVQNISTITAGLVISFTANWILALIIVAVSPLIFIQGVLQMKFLKGFSGDAKAKYEEASQVANDAVGSIRTIASFCAESKVMDMYRKKCLEPEKQGVRLGLVSGTGFGFSFLALYCTNAFCFYIGSVLVQHGKATFPEVFKVFFCLTITAIGISQTSVLAPDTNKAKDSAASIFKILDSKPTIDSSSNEGRTLEAVSGDIELQHVSFNYPTRPHIQIFKDLCLSIPAGKTVALVGESGSGKSTVISLLERFYNPDSGHILLDGVDIKEFRLSWLRQQMGLVGQEPILFNESIRANIAYGKEGGATEAEIIAAAEAANAQEFISSLPNGYDTNVGERGTQLSGGQKQRIAIARAMLKDPKILLLDEATSALDAESERVVEEALDKVSVDRTTVVVAHRLTTIRDADLIAVMKNGAVAERGRHDALMKITDGVYASLVALHMSAA from the exons ATGGCACACAACACAGAGGTGCCACCTTCTACGTCTTCACAACCTCATGAAAGAGACAAAGCCAACCAAAAAGTTCCCTTCTACAAGCTCTTCACTTTAGCTGATCGTCTTGACGTGGCATTGATTACCATTGGCACGATCGGTGCCATGGCTAATGGGTGCTCGCAGCCTCTCATGACACTCATTCTAGGCAAAATTATCAACACCTTTGGCTCCGCCGATCCATCAAATACTATCAAGGAAGTTTCTAAC gttGCGTTATTATTTGTTTACCTGGCTATTGCAACTGGAATTGCGTCGTTTCTTC AGGTAGCATGTTGGATGGTGACAGGAGAAAGACAAGCCGCAAGGATCCGTGGATTGTACTTGAAAACTATATTGAAGCAAGACATTGCTTTCTTTGACACTGAAACAACAACTGGAGAGGTTATTGGGAGAATGTCTGGTGACACCATTCTCATTCAAGATGCCATGGGAGAAAAG GTTGGGAAGTTTATACAACTCGCTTCGACTTTTATTGGTGGCTTTGTGATTGGCTTTGTAAGAGGATGGCGTCTCGCTCTTGTTTTGCTCGCATGCATACCATGTGTTGTTTTAATTGGTGGAGCTTTGTCCATGGTGATGACTAAAATGGCCAGTCGTGGGCAAGCTGCTTATGCAGAAGCAGGAAATGTGGTTGAGCAAACAGTGGGAGCTATTAGAACA GTGGCATCTTTCACTGGCGAGAAAAAAGCAATAGAAAAGTATAACACCAAGTTAAATGTTGCTTATAAAACAATGATTCAACAAGGTTTGGCCTCGGGGTTAGGAATGGGAGCACTTCTGCTGACTATCTTCTGCACCTATGCACTTGCCATGTGGTATGGTTCTAAACTGGTCATTGAGAAAGGATACAATGGTGGAACCGTCATCACTGTAATAGTAGCTCTTATGACTGGTGGAAT GTCACTTGGTCAAACATCTCCAAGCCTAAATGCATTCGCAGCAGGCCAAGCAGCAGCTTATAAGATGTTTGAGACAATTGCACGAAAGCCAAAAATTGATGCTTATGACACCAATGGTGTTGTCTTGGAAGACATAAAGGGAGATATTGAACTCAAGAATGTTCACTTCAGATATCCTGCAAGGCCTGATGTTCAGATCTTTTCCGGATTCTCATTGTATGTTCCAAGTGGCACAACTGCTGCTTTAGTGGGCCAAAGTGGAAGCGGAAAGTCTACTGTGATCAGTTTATTGGAAAGATTCTATGATCCTGATGCTGGAGAAGTACTCATAGATGGTGTGAATTTGAAGAATTTTCAAGTTAGATGGATAAGAGAACAAATTGGGCTCGTTAGTCAAGAACCTGTCCTGTTTGCAACTAGTATCAGAGAAAACATAGCCTATGGAAAAGAAGGTGCAACTAATGAGGAGGTTACAACGGCAATAAAACTTGCCAATGCTAAAAAGTTCATTGACAAGCTGCCTCAG GGCCTTGAGACAATGGCAGGCCAGAATGGGACTCAACTTTCTGGTGGGCAAAAGCAAAGAATTGCAATTGCAAGGGCAATTTTGAAGAACCCAAGAATCCTTCTTCTTGATGAAGCAACAAGTGCATTGGATGCTGAGTCTGAACATGTTGTCCAAGCAGCATTAGAACAAGCTATGTCAAAAAGAACTACTGTAGTTGTTGCACATCGCTTGACAACTATTAGAAATGCTGACACCATAGCAGTGGTTCATGAAGGCAGAATTGTAGAGCAAG GAACTCATGATGAGTTAATCAAGGATGTTGATGGTGCTTATTTTCAGCTTATTCGTCTACAAAAAGGAGCTAAGGAAGCTGAAGGTAGCCATAATTCTGAAGCAGAGAGGTCAAGTAGCAGttttaatttagatattcaCATGGCTAGATCTTCCACCCAGAGAGCAGTTTCAATAAGCAGAGGTTCATCAGGTAGACACTCCCAGTCACATAGCTTTTCTCTTTCTCATCAAAGTGGGGTACATGAATCTGGAGAAAGAGCCGGCGGGGATGCTGAGAAGCCCAGAAAggtttctttaagacgtttggCCTACTTAAACAAGCCTGAAGTTCTTGTCTTAGTGCTTGGGTCCATTGCTGCAATAGTTCAAGGTGTTGTGTTCCCTATGTTTGGCTTCTTGTTTTCCTCAGCAATAGCTATGTTCTATGAACCTCCAGAAAAACAGCGGAAAGATTCTAGTTTCTGGGCACTTCTATATGTGGGTTTGGGTATAGTTACTCTAGTGATTATACCAGTGCAAAATTACTTCTTTGGCATTGCTGGTGGAAAATTAATAGAAAGAATTCGTTTACTGACATTTAAAAAGGTTGTGCACCAAGAAATCAGTTGGTTTGATGATCCTGCAAATTCAAG TGGTGCAGTTGGTGCAAGGTTATCTACAGATGCTTCAACAGTGAAAAGTCTAGTGGGTGACACATTGGCTCTCATTGTGCAAAACATATCAACAATCACAGCAGGTCTAGTTATATCATTCACTGCTAATTGGATTCTTGCTTTAATAATTGTAGCTGTGTCACCCTTGATCTTTATACAAGGAGTTCTTCAGATGAAGTTTCTTAAAGGATTTAGTGGAGATGCCAAG GCAAAGTATGAAGAGGCAAGTCAAGTGGCAAATGATGCTGTTGGTAGCATCAGAACCATTGCATCATTCTGTGCCGAATCAAAGGTGATGGATATGTACAGGAAGAAATGTTTAGAGCCGGAAAAACAAGGTGTTAGGTTGGGGCTTGTGAGTGGTACAGGATTTGGCTTCTCTTTTCTGGCTCTATACTGCACAAATGCTTTCTGTTTCTACATAGGATCTGTTCTTGTGCAACATGGGAAAGCAACTTTTCCAGAGGTTTTCAAG GTCTTCTTTTGTTTAACAATCACAGCCATAGGCATTTCCCAGACTAGTGTCTTAGCACCAGACACTAACAAGGCCAAAGATTCCGCAGcttcaatatttaaaattcttgaCAGTAAACCTACCATTGACTCCAGCAGCAATGAGGGTAGAACACTAGAAGCCGTTTCTGGTGATATTGAACTTCAACATGTCAGTTTTAATTACCCAACTAGGCCTCATATTCAAATTTTCAAAGATTTGTGTCTAAGCATTCCAGCTGGAAAG ACTGTTGCATTGGTTGGAGAAAGTGGCAGTGGAAAATCAACAGTGATCAGCCTCTTGGAGAGATTTTACAACCCTGATTCTGGACATATACTACTAGATGGAGTGGATATAAAAGAGTTCAGACTAAGCTGGTTGAGGCAGCAAATGGGTTTGGTTGGTCAAGAGCCTATTCTTTTCAATGAAAGCATCCGGGCCAACATAGCTTATGGCAAAGAGGGAGGTGCCACAGAGGCAGAGATAATTGCAGCAGCTGAAGCAGCCAATGCACAGGAGTTTATAAGTTCTCTTCCAAATGGTTATGACACCAATGTTGGAGAAAGAGGCACACAATTGTCAGGAGGACAAAAGCAGCGCATAGCCATTGCAAGAGCCATGCTGAAAGACCCCAAAATCCTTCTGCTGGATGAGGCAACTAGTGCACTTGATGCCGAGTCGGAGCGTGTAGTTGAAGAGGCTCTAGATAAAGTTAGCGTGGACAGAACAACTGTAGTGGTAGCTCACCGGCTTACAACAATTAGAGATGCTGACCTCATAGCAGTAATGAAAAATGGGGCAGTTGCTGAAAGGGGAAGACATGATGCATTGATGAAGATTACTGATGGAGTATATGCATCATTGGTAGCTCTACATATGAGTGCAGCTTAA
- the LOC100801225 gene encoding protein SRG1: MASSINSASCESSEALLSVQELIKKPLTSVPQRYITRLHNHEPSSVQDETLSHAIPTISLKKLIHGGATKTEQEKLNSACKDWGFFQLVEHGISPQVLKTLKDEIEGFFGLPLEEKMKYKIRPDDVEGYGAVIRSEDQKLDWGDRLYMITNPLGRRKPYLLPELPSSLRRILEVYIVELQNLAMTFLGLLGKALKIEKREWEVFEDGMQSVRMTYYPPCPQPERVMGLTAHSDATGITILNQVNGVHGLQIKKHGIWIPVNVASDALILNIGDILEIMSNGLYKSVEHRAIVNSTKERISIAMFFAPKFQSEIEPAASLTGRENPPLYKKIKMEKYVNDFFTRKLDGKSYLEHMKITDENASNVMKLNSSCN; encoded by the exons ATGGCATCCTCAATAAATTCAGCAAGTTGTGAGAGTTCTGAAGCACTGTTGAGTGTTCAAGAGCTGATAAAGAAACCCCTCACTTCGGTTCCTCAACGCTATATTACACGACTACACAATCATGAACCTTCATCTGTTCAAGATGAAACCCTCTCTCATGCAATCCCAACCATCAGCCTGAAAAAATTGATTCATGGAGGAGCTACAAAAACTGAACAAGAGAAATTGAACTCAGCTTGTAAGGACTGGGGTTTCTTTCAG TTGGTGGAACATGGAATAAGCCCACAAGTGCTGAAAACGCTCAAAGATGAGATTGAAGGATTCTTCGGGCTTCCCTTGGAAGAAAAGATGAAATACAAGATAAGGCCAGATGATGTTGAAGGCTATGGAGCTGTGATTAGATCAGAGGATCAAAAACTTGATTGGGGTGATAGGTTATATATGATAACCAACCCTCTTGGtagaagaaaaccatatcttctcCCAGAACTCCCTTCATCCCTTAG GAGGATCTTAGAAGTGTACATTGTGGAGTTGCAAAATCTTGCCATGACATTTCTAGGGCTGTTGGGAAAAGCCCTGAAGATAGAAAAGAGAGAGTGGGAGGTGTTTGAGGATGGGATGCAATCGGTGAGGATGACATACTATCCTCCATGCCCACAACCAGAGCGGGTAATGGGCCTCACTGCTCATTCAGATGCAACAGGAATCACAATTCTCAACCAAGTCAATGGAGTGCATGGCCTCCAGATTAAGAAACATGGCATTTGGATTCCAGTCAACGTCGCCTCAGATGCTCTTATTCTCAATATTGGAGACATTTTAGAG ATTATGAGCAATGGGTTATATAAAAGTGTTGAACACAGGGCAATAGTGAATTCCACGAAAGAAAGGATTTCCATTGCTATGTTTTTTGCTCCCAAGTTTCAATCTGAAATTGAACCTGCAGCTAGTCTCACTGGTCGAGAAAATCCCCCCCTGTATAAAAAGATCAAAATGGAGAAatatgttaatgattttttcacTCGCAAGCTAGATGGAAAGTCTTATTTAGAGCATATGAAGATCACAGATGAAAATGCTTCCAACGTCATGAAACTGAATAGCTCTTGCAATTAA